In one Echinicola marina genomic region, the following are encoded:
- a CDS encoding AraC family transcriptional regulator, translating into MSLLNVLHLDKFEKEVLPDFYCNTFKDHLTLHKDEITVPHKHDFFLTVLFTKGKGSHEIDFEQYPIEPGTVFMLNPGQSHHWELSKDTDGYIFFHSKEFFDAAFTDNTIYDFPFFYSLLNPSKLSLKLGEIDYISDLFQSVYLANKEEDYLKKSKIISLLNLIYIELSRLYLKNTVAKLSKARTYSVHLRELELLIEANYKNEKSVGSYADMMHLTSRHLNRLTKEAIGKSPSELIIDRVILEAKRLLSHSKTSLALIAEDLGYEDYAYFSRLFSKIVGISPSKFQRNYHNK; encoded by the coding sequence ATGAGCTTACTTAATGTATTGCACCTAGATAAATTTGAAAAAGAGGTTTTGCCTGATTTCTATTGTAATACTTTTAAGGATCATTTGACTCTTCATAAGGATGAGATAACTGTACCCCATAAGCATGATTTTTTTCTTACAGTCCTATTTACAAAGGGGAAAGGGTCACATGAAATTGACTTTGAGCAGTACCCTATAGAGCCTGGTACTGTTTTCATGTTAAATCCTGGTCAATCTCATCATTGGGAGTTGTCGAAGGATACTGATGGATATATATTTTTCCATTCGAAAGAATTCTTTGATGCTGCTTTTACCGATAATACCATTTATGATTTTCCCTTTTTTTACTCTTTATTGAATCCCTCAAAATTGTCTCTTAAGCTAGGAGAGATAGATTATATTTCCGATTTGTTTCAAAGTGTTTATTTGGCCAATAAAGAGGAGGATTACCTCAAAAAATCCAAAATCATTTCACTATTAAACCTGATTTATATTGAGTTAAGCAGGCTGTACTTAAAAAATACAGTAGCTAAATTATCAAAGGCACGAACCTATTCTGTACATCTCAGGGAATTGGAATTATTGATAGAAGCTAATTATAAAAATGAAAAATCTGTTGGGAGCTATGCTGATATGATGCACTTAACATCAAGGCATCTCAACAGGTTGACCAAGGAGGCTATAGGAAAGTCTCCCTCAGAATTGATAATTGACCGAGTAATACTTGAGGCCAAAAGGTTATTAAGTCATTCCAAGACAAGTCTGGCTTTGATAGCTGAAGATCTGGGTTATGAGGATTATGCTTATTTTTCGCGTTTGTTTAGTAAAATAGTAGGGATAAGTCCATCAAAATTTCAAAGGAATTATCATAATAAATAG
- the gnd gene encoding decarboxylating NADP(+)-dependent phosphogluconate dehydrogenase, whose amino-acid sequence MKDLADIGLIGLAVMGENLVLNMESKGFTVAVFNRSTEKVDKFIEGRGAGKKFIGTHSIKQLVESLETPRKVMMLVKAGDPVDHFIDQIIPHLEPGDIIIDGGNSYYEDTIRRTKYVESKGFKFIGTGVSGGEIGALRGPSMMPGGSKEAWPEVKEIFQAISAKVDGGVPCCDWVGADGAGHYVKMIHNGIEYGDMQIINEAYQFMKDVLKMSYDEMHATFKKWNEEELDSYLIEITADIMAYKDTDGEPMVEKILDTAGQKGTGKWTGIDAMHLGVPLTLIAESVFSRFLSAQKDLRVQASKVFKPTEVNFDGDKAKMLDDLKMALYGAKIISYAQGYNLLMEASKAYNWELNYGDIALMWRGGCIIRSAFLGDIKKAFDKSPDLPHLLLDSFFKEKVEAAQQGWRNVCATAVMNGIPVPTIASALCYFDGFKSERLPANLLQAQRDYFGAHTYERIDKPRGEFFHTNWTGEGADTVSTAYNS is encoded by the coding sequence ATGAAGGATTTAGCAGATATCGGGCTGATAGGATTGGCGGTAATGGGTGAAAACTTGGTCTTAAATATGGAGAGCAAGGGTTTTACAGTAGCTGTATTTAACCGTTCTACAGAAAAGGTAGATAAATTTATTGAAGGAAGAGGAGCAGGGAAAAAGTTTATAGGTACCCATTCTATAAAACAGCTTGTCGAGTCATTGGAAACACCTCGAAAAGTAATGATGCTAGTGAAAGCAGGAGATCCTGTTGACCATTTTATTGATCAGATAATTCCTCATTTAGAACCTGGTGATATTATAATAGATGGAGGTAATTCTTATTATGAAGACACCATTAGAAGAACCAAGTATGTAGAGAGCAAAGGATTTAAGTTCATTGGTACGGGGGTTTCTGGTGGAGAAATCGGAGCATTGCGTGGTCCATCCATGATGCCCGGAGGAAGCAAAGAGGCATGGCCTGAGGTAAAAGAGATCTTTCAGGCTATTTCTGCAAAAGTGGATGGAGGGGTCCCTTGTTGTGATTGGGTAGGTGCAGATGGTGCGGGCCACTATGTGAAAATGATCCATAATGGCATCGAGTATGGAGATATGCAAATCATCAATGAAGCTTATCAGTTTATGAAGGATGTGCTTAAAATGTCCTATGATGAGATGCATGCCACATTTAAGAAGTGGAATGAGGAGGAATTGGATTCTTATTTGATAGAGATTACTGCAGATATCATGGCTTATAAGGACACTGACGGTGAGCCTATGGTAGAGAAAATCTTGGATACAGCGGGGCAAAAGGGCACAGGTAAGTGGACTGGTATTGATGCGATGCACTTAGGAGTTCCTTTGACTTTGATCGCGGAATCAGTTTTCTCTCGTTTCCTATCTGCTCAGAAAGACCTAAGAGTCCAAGCTTCTAAGGTATTTAAGCCAACAGAAGTGAACTTTGATGGCGATAAAGCCAAAATGTTGGATGACCTTAAAATGGCATTGTATGGGGCAAAGATCATTTCTTATGCCCAAGGCTATAATTTGTTGATGGAAGCATCTAAGGCTTATAACTGGGAGTTGAACTATGGTGATATTGCCTTGATGTGGCGAGGTGGTTGCATCATTCGTTCAGCCTTTTTGGGAGACATCAAAAAGGCCTTTGACAAATCACCAGATCTCCCTCATTTATTATTGGATTCTTTCTTTAAGGAGAAAGTAGAGGCGGCTCAGCAGGGTTGGAGGAATGTTTGTGCTACCGCAGTAATGAACGGTATTCCAGTACCTACCATTGCTTCAGCATTGTGTTATTTTGACGGCTTCAAATCAGAGCGGCTGCCTGCCAATTTACTACAAGCACAGAGAGATTATTTTGGAGCGCACACATATGAGCGTATTGATAAGCCAAGAGGTGAGTTCTTCCATACCAATTGGACGGGAGAAGGTGCGGATACAGTGTCTACGGCCTATAACAGCTAA
- a CDS encoding VWA domain-containing protein, which yields MFDEVLPIDVEVFHFLRPQWLWTIVPALVFFIWGILSIKSGVKWKKVIAPHLRAYVIQKGTERMKILMHSLLFLGFCLGSLAMAGPTWKKVEVPGQELETPLVICLDLSQSMMAEDMQPNRLERAKFKINDFLDQNPQARVSLLAFSGTAHTVVPLTRDYDIIRSHLEGLSPSIMPVQGSDLGAALALADSIIKVTSAPGTILIMSDDFEDQEFDEIQRLASTSGNLLEILVYNTPMGAAVPSPSGRGNLKVNGKEVVSVMNRQIVQKFNSLEKVTVTPLTLDDSDVEAISKKVRANLIFTEKPEEKADQWQDRGLLLIIPMILIFLMWFRKGWVLYALLLITFSSCGKVNSFDDLWFTADYQGQLLSNKGEFEKAAEKYNDPMRKGVAYFKSGKYTEAIQAFAKDTTAEGAYNLGLAYYKNGDLTAAWAAFGLATEMDPNMEQAIANMEAMSKMMSGTSEVDPQEAQEAENGTADNTQENDSMEDLGGGGQEATEEDMKEERLSETVNTDVRKAKELEEVPDDIGAHQQETNNQKVLLQKVDDDPALFMKRKFEYQLKNGKVKPSADEKAY from the coding sequence ATGTTTGATGAGGTTTTACCGATTGATGTGGAAGTTTTTCATTTCCTTAGGCCTCAATGGTTATGGACGATAGTACCGGCATTAGTTTTCTTTATTTGGGGCATCCTGAGTATTAAGAGTGGGGTGAAATGGAAAAAAGTCATTGCTCCTCATCTGAGGGCCTATGTTATTCAAAAGGGGACTGAGCGGATGAAAATCCTCATGCACAGTTTACTTTTTTTAGGGTTTTGTTTGGGGAGCTTGGCAATGGCAGGACCTACTTGGAAAAAGGTAGAAGTGCCCGGCCAGGAATTGGAAACGCCTTTGGTGATTTGTTTGGATTTGTCCCAGAGCATGATGGCGGAAGATATGCAGCCCAATAGGCTTGAAAGGGCCAAGTTTAAAATCAATGACTTTTTGGACCAAAACCCTCAAGCGAGGGTCTCATTGCTGGCTTTTTCGGGTACTGCCCATACAGTGGTTCCTTTGACAAGGGATTATGATATTATCAGAAGTCATTTGGAAGGTCTGTCTCCCTCCATCATGCCCGTTCAAGGATCTGATTTAGGGGCAGCTTTGGCCTTGGCTGACTCCATCATTAAAGTTACTTCAGCTCCAGGGACAATTTTGATCATGTCCGATGATTTTGAGGATCAGGAATTTGATGAAATCCAAAGGTTGGCCAGTACTTCAGGTAATCTGCTAGAAATACTGGTATACAATACCCCAATGGGGGCTGCCGTGCCTTCCCCTTCAGGAAGAGGGAATTTAAAAGTAAATGGAAAAGAGGTGGTTTCTGTAATGAATCGCCAAATTGTCCAAAAATTCAATTCCCTGGAAAAGGTAACAGTAACGCCCTTGACCTTGGACGATAGTGATGTAGAGGCTATCTCAAAGAAGGTAAGAGCTAATTTGATCTTTACAGAAAAGCCCGAAGAAAAAGCTGATCAATGGCAGGATAGAGGACTATTGCTGATCATACCGATGATTTTGATTTTTCTAATGTGGTTTCGAAAAGGATGGGTGCTCTATGCTTTGCTTTTGATTACTTTTTCTTCTTGTGGAAAGGTAAATAGCTTTGATGACCTGTGGTTTACGGCCGATTATCAAGGTCAATTGCTCAGCAATAAGGGGGAATTTGAGAAGGCCGCCGAAAAATACAATGATCCCATGAGAAAGGGTGTAGCCTATTTTAAATCGGGAAAATATACTGAAGCGATTCAGGCCTTTGCCAAAGATACTACAGCAGAAGGAGCTTATAACTTAGGCCTAGCCTATTATAAGAATGGAGACTTGACAGCAGCTTGGGCTGCATTTGGTTTGGCCACCGAAATGGACCCGAATATGGAGCAGGCAATTGCCAATATGGAAGCCATGAGCAAAATGATGTCGGGTACAAGTGAAGTAGATCCTCAGGAGGCACAAGAAGCAGAAAACGGTACTGCAGACAATACCCAAGAAAATGACAGTATGGAAGATTTGGGAGGAGGTGGACAGGAAGCCACCGAGGAGGATATGAAGGAGGAAAGATTATCCGAAACAGTCAATACAGATGTGAGGAAAGCAAAAGAGCTGGAAGAAGTTCCAGATGATATTGGCGCTCACCAACAAGAAACTAATAATCAAAAAGTATTGCTGCAGAAGGTGGATGATGATCCTGCCTTATTTATGAAAAGAAAATTTGAATACCAGTTAAAAAACGGAAAGGTAAAGCCGAGTGCTGATGAAAAGGCTTATTAA
- a CDS encoding LacI family DNA-binding transcriptional regulator has product MSKKVTTIRDIAYRLNVSVATVSRALRDSTEIKRETKQAVLEMAKEMDYHPNLLASSLSSKKSKILGVVVPTINRQFWSNSISGIESVAYHHGYKVMIFQSAESVKKEIEIVETLANSRVDGILIALSKETINYNHINNILKRGIPVLQFERSSTDLDTQKVITDDFNGAFELVQHLIDSGKKNIAYLGGPISLGVCKQRLKGFQQALQQNNVTDKENLIITIDSFDYQSAEKALRKFWSLEKKPDAIFCFADILAIGVMAAAKKLNISIPQELAIVGFGNDDIGRFVTPSLTTMAQPSFEMGKLAAELIMNEINDEEKYCSRREEIIRPQLIIRESS; this is encoded by the coding sequence ATGAGTAAAAAAGTAACCACTATCAGAGACATTGCATATCGCCTAAATGTCTCTGTAGCTACTGTTTCCAGGGCTCTTCGAGATTCTACAGAAATAAAAAGAGAAACCAAACAAGCGGTTTTGGAGATGGCCAAAGAAATGGATTACCATCCCAACCTATTGGCCAGTAGTCTTAGCAGCAAAAAATCCAAGATACTAGGGGTGGTGGTACCTACCATAAACAGGCAATTTTGGTCCAATTCCATTTCAGGAATAGAAAGTGTAGCCTATCACCATGGCTATAAGGTAATGATTTTTCAGTCGGCAGAATCAGTAAAAAAAGAAATAGAGATTGTTGAGACATTGGCCAATAGTCGAGTTGACGGGATTTTGATTGCACTCTCAAAAGAAACAATAAACTACAATCATATTAATAACATATTGAAACGAGGAATTCCAGTACTTCAGTTTGAGCGATCAAGTACTGACCTCGATACCCAGAAGGTAATAACAGATGATTTTAATGGGGCTTTTGAACTCGTTCAACATTTAATTGATTCAGGCAAAAAAAATATAGCCTATTTGGGAGGGCCAATCTCTTTAGGGGTTTGTAAACAACGTTTGAAGGGGTTTCAGCAAGCACTTCAGCAAAACAATGTCACCGATAAAGAAAATTTAATTATTACTATTGATAGTTTTGATTATCAATCAGCTGAAAAAGCACTCAGGAAATTTTGGTCTTTAGAGAAAAAACCAGACGCAATTTTTTGTTTTGCCGATATTTTAGCCATTGGTGTCATGGCAGCTGCTAAAAAATTAAATATTAGCATTCCACAAGAACTTGCTATAGTAGGTTTTGGAAACGATGATATTGGAAGATTTGTTACCCCCTCGCTAACCACAATGGCTCAACCTTCTTTCGAAATGGGAAAATTAGCAGCTGAACTTATCATGAATGAAATTAACGATGAAGAAAAATACTGCTCCAGACGTGAAGAAATAATTCGACCACAATTAATCATAAGAGAAAGCTCTTAA
- a CDS encoding VWA domain-containing protein: MPDNFEIGNIWALYLLPVPLLVYWLLPPIRIKSSSINLPTYPKLLDQTGQKPRKAAMVQRKGIVSWFYLILIWCLLLAALSSPQLVGKPELKVKTSRSFLIAADISFSMATDDWMIDGEKVRRWDAVKAVMHDFIAQRKGDRMGLLFFGSSAYIQAPFTPDLQTVDQLLEEADVGMAGQMTNIGKAISKGATLFEKDTIETKVMLLLTDGVDAGTDILPLDAADMARRDSIIIYTIGIGDPFSNQSDLDEDTLKEIAEMTGGQYFRAIDTERLNEIYEELNKLEPIEYEEEENRPETLLYIYPLGIALALMLLGMLVGNMGSTIKRMQRKDAYV; encoded by the coding sequence ATGCCAGACAACTTTGAAATAGGAAATATATGGGCTTTGTACCTGCTGCCGGTTCCGCTTTTGGTGTATTGGCTGCTACCGCCTATCCGGATAAAAAGTTCTTCTATTAATTTGCCCACCTATCCTAAATTGCTGGATCAAACAGGTCAAAAGCCACGAAAGGCCGCAATGGTCCAAAGGAAAGGAATTGTTTCTTGGTTTTACCTGATATTGATTTGGTGTTTGCTATTGGCTGCCCTGTCTTCCCCACAATTGGTGGGGAAGCCTGAATTGAAAGTAAAGACCTCCCGGAGTTTCTTGATTGCCGCTGATATTTCGTTCAGTATGGCCACTGATGATTGGATGATAGATGGAGAAAAAGTTCGCCGATGGGATGCGGTCAAAGCAGTGATGCATGATTTTATAGCACAAAGAAAGGGAGATAGGATGGGCTTGTTATTTTTTGGCTCCAGTGCTTATATTCAGGCTCCTTTTACCCCAGATCTACAAACTGTAGATCAATTGCTAGAGGAAGCTGATGTAGGAATGGCTGGGCAAATGACCAACATTGGCAAAGCTATTTCAAAAGGAGCTACACTTTTTGAAAAAGATACCATTGAAACCAAGGTCATGCTACTACTGACAGATGGTGTAGATGCTGGGACTGATATTTTGCCCCTTGATGCAGCAGATATGGCGAGGAGAGATTCTATCATTATTTACACCATCGGTATCGGAGATCCTTTTAGTAATCAGAGTGACCTGGATGAGGACACCTTGAAAGAAATTGCCGAAATGACCGGCGGACAATATTTTAGGGCCATTGATACGGAGCGGTTAAACGAAATTTATGAAGAACTGAACAAGTTGGAGCCGATAGAATATGAGGAGGAGGAAAACAGACCCGAAACATTACTATATATCTACCCACTTGGCATAGCCTTGGCGCTGATGCTACTTGGGATGCTGGTAGGTAATATGGGCAGCACCATAAAAAGAATGCAAAGAAAGGATGCTTATGTTTGA
- a CDS encoding DUF4381 domain-containing protein, which translates to MRNVLQLDSLPTNDTTAVAQLLHGAELYEPAAVDFSFETIGWWGLGLLLLLVTLILGYFGLRRYWKNKYRREALDRIKRVAEEEQLTTEVFVVLKNTAIKAFGRRRVGGLYDHDWLAFLEKTGKQVNFLDREEELLTALYRNVLLSNEGKRKLMVNAEKWVKTHARQL; encoded by the coding sequence ATGAGGAATGTATTGCAATTGGATAGCTTGCCCACAAATGATACCACCGCCGTAGCTCAATTATTACATGGGGCTGAACTTTATGAACCTGCGGCAGTGGATTTCAGCTTTGAAACCATAGGATGGTGGGGGCTTGGTTTGCTCTTACTGTTGGTGACTTTGATACTGGGTTATTTTGGTCTCAGAAGGTATTGGAAGAATAAATATAGAAGAGAGGCATTGGATAGGATCAAAAGGGTAGCAGAGGAAGAACAGCTTACGACGGAGGTTTTTGTAGTATTAAAAAATACAGCTATAAAAGCCTTTGGTCGTAGAAGGGTGGGGGGACTCTATGATCATGATTGGTTAGCTTTTTTGGAAAAAACAGGAAAGCAAGTGAATTTTTTGGATAGGGAAGAGGAGCTTTTGACAGCCTTGTATAGAAATGTGCTCTTGAGCAATGAGGGGAAAAGAAAGCTTATGGTCAACGCAGAAAAATGGGTGAAAACGCATGCCAGACAACTTTGA